Proteins encoded together in one Paenibacillus sp. J23TS9 window:
- a CDS encoding MarR family winged helix-turn-helix transcriptional regulator, producing the protein MIHPQERDAQLSLHLYRVFAKSFKSINEHAVINSKIEGFNPTAFAVMEVLYYKGSQPIQQIGSKLLLQSGNVTYVIDRLEERGYIHRRPCPNDRRVIYAELTPVGEALMNDLYPKYTERIHHAFSGLSDEEKAELIDLLKKLGMQAERLTPSLRK; encoded by the coding sequence ATGATTCATCCACAGGAACGTGATGCCCAGTTGTCTCTGCACCTGTACCGGGTGTTCGCCAAAAGCTTCAAAAGCATCAACGAGCATGCCGTCATCAACAGTAAAATCGAAGGCTTTAACCCAACCGCCTTTGCGGTCATGGAGGTACTCTATTACAAAGGCTCACAGCCGATCCAGCAGATCGGCTCCAAGCTTCTGCTGCAGAGCGGCAATGTCACCTATGTGATTGACAGGCTTGAGGAGCGCGGATATATCCACCGCCGTCCCTGCCCAAACGACCGCCGCGTGATTTATGCGGAGCTGACACCGGTCGGCGAGGCATTGATGAACGATTTATATCCCAAATATACCGAACGGATTCATCATGCCTTCAGCGGTTTGAGCGATGAGGAAAAGGCCGAGCTGATTGATTTGCTGAAAAAACTGGGGATGCAGGCAGAAAGGCTGACGCCTTCCCTGCGGAAGTGA
- a CDS encoding ABC transporter ATP-binding protein, whose product MEAGSSEAALLDVFIEEAGYEEGHPRIRDIAFQVHAGELLGLIGPNGAGKSTTIKTLLGLLKHAKARVSLGGSSKRYAYVPEQPVFHDDLTLWEHMDLAAAVYGLDYESFSRDADRLLRQFGMEEVKNDLPGGFSKGMKQKMMLMLGFLSKPDVYIVDEPFIGLDPRATKDFLRLLDEERSRGAAVLMSTHVLDTAEKICDRFVMISFGKTVVEGTLADIRESAGLPGASLFDCFDSLA is encoded by the coding sequence ATGGAAGCGGGAAGCAGCGAAGCAGCACTGTTGGACGTATTTATTGAAGAAGCGGGGTACGAGGAAGGTCATCCGCGTATCCGTGATATCGCATTTCAGGTTCATGCCGGAGAGCTCTTAGGGCTGATTGGCCCGAATGGAGCCGGAAAGAGCACCACGATCAAGACGCTGCTCGGCCTGCTGAAACATGCAAAGGCCCGTGTTTCCTTGGGTGGCAGCTCCAAAAGGTATGCCTATGTTCCGGAGCAGCCGGTTTTTCATGATGATTTAACGCTATGGGAGCATATGGATCTGGCAGCAGCCGTGTATGGCCTGGATTATGAGTCCTTTAGCCGGGATGCGGACAGGCTTCTTCGCCAGTTTGGCATGGAAGAGGTTAAGAATGATCTTCCTGGCGGGTTCTCCAAGGGAATGAAGCAGAAAATGATGCTAATGCTCGGTTTCTTAAGCAAGCCGGATGTATATATCGTAGACGAGCCTTTCATCGGACTGGATCCACGCGCGACTAAAGATTTTTTGAGGCTTCTGGACGAAGAGCGCAGCCGCGGCGCAGCTGTACTGATGTCAACGCATGTGCTGGACACGGCAGAAAAAATTTGCGACAGGTTCGTTATGATTTCCTTCGGAAAGACGGTTGTAGAAGGGACGCTTGCGGATATCCGCGAAAGCGCCGGACTTCCCGGGGCATCGCTGTTTGACTGCTTCGATTCGCTTGCATGA
- a CDS encoding nitrogen regulation protein NR(II), with translation MPKCHPSEWICIGCPDGEEGLAIIIALKNIITQVLMAGSFAFLFPLSLDKYVRALRRKRKLDPTGFEFVIIISSALSILLCSVFSTSLFHLIPLNLGILPLFIGMLYGGYKSGLPLAGMYLLCDYFLNERWSLSGLFLHTGLPLYPLLVLMSPQFRKGTLTDKVNKLWMCLLPAMLLITASPIIEDPNLSFSDTGSLLLILFYIMVSVFAGGALIYVIEFALEKLLLKEQIKGISEKYLREEEKLQQVMDVAPLCMVSVDNSGNVTSINEMMMNLFKSREPELTKNDILGHPLSPFVDMMEKDYISYRIAQALKGIKMNNELIRIGSQIHYTSTSPLTNGYTGEILGAVLVIQDITELERLRSELGNVERLSLVGQMAASITHEIRNPMAVVRGFLQLMKEKSPESLDHYYRIVMEELDRANGIINDFLSLAQNRISEKEQWHLHQIINDLSPLLWADANLRGQTIELMLDERVPKLNLNAKEIKQLLLNLARNGMEAMEEKGKLILQTCLVEKEQIVELIVMDTGVGMSKSRLERLFEPFFTTKAKGTGLGLALCLSIVERHGGKIKVESEEGQGTTFIIRLPLADS, from the coding sequence ATGCCCAAGTGTCATCCAAGTGAATGGATCTGTATAGGCTGCCCGGATGGGGAGGAGGGACTTGCGATTATTATTGCGCTGAAAAATATTATAACACAGGTGCTCATGGCGGGTTCATTTGCGTTTTTGTTCCCGCTTAGTCTGGATAAGTATGTCCGCGCGCTCAGGCGAAAGAGGAAGCTCGATCCTACAGGCTTCGAATTTGTTATCATTATATCCAGTGCTTTGAGCATTTTGCTGTGCTCGGTGTTTTCCACCTCGCTGTTTCATCTGATTCCCCTTAATCTAGGCATATTGCCGCTATTTATCGGCATGCTCTATGGAGGATACAAAAGCGGACTTCCTTTGGCAGGAATGTACCTGCTATGTGATTATTTTTTAAACGAACGATGGTCTTTATCCGGACTCTTTTTGCATACCGGTTTGCCGTTATACCCCTTGCTTGTTCTAATGTCCCCTCAATTTAGGAAGGGAACGCTCACTGATAAAGTCAATAAGCTGTGGATGTGTCTCCTACCCGCCATGCTCCTCATCACTGCATCCCCTATTATTGAAGATCCTAATTTAAGCTTTTCCGATACGGGCTCTTTGCTTTTAATTTTGTTTTATATCATGGTAAGCGTTTTTGCTGGCGGCGCACTCATTTATGTAATTGAATTTGCTTTAGAGAAGCTGCTGCTGAAGGAACAGATCAAGGGCATCTCCGAAAAGTACCTCCGCGAGGAAGAGAAGCTCCAGCAAGTGATGGATGTGGCGCCCCTGTGCATGGTATCCGTAGATAACAGCGGTAATGTTACCAGCATTAACGAAATGATGATGAATTTATTCAAAAGCCGGGAGCCTGAGCTGACCAAAAATGATATTCTCGGGCATCCGCTGAGCCCATTTGTCGATATGATGGAGAAGGATTATATCAGCTACCGGATTGCTCAAGCCTTGAAAGGCATCAAGATGAATAATGAGCTGATAAGGATTGGTTCGCAGATCCACTATACGAGTACCTCGCCGCTTACGAACGGTTATACCGGTGAAATACTTGGAGCGGTTCTGGTCATTCAGGATATCACTGAGCTGGAAAGACTGCGGAGCGAACTGGGGAATGTGGAAAGGCTCAGCCTGGTCGGACAGATGGCAGCCAGCATCACGCATGAAATCCGTAACCCGATGGCTGTGGTGCGCGGTTTTCTTCAGCTGATGAAGGAAAAGAGTCCGGAATCGCTTGACCATTATTACCGGATTGTCATGGAGGAGCTGGATCGCGCGAACGGCATCATCAATGACTTTCTATCCCTTGCTCAAAACCGGATATCCGAAAAAGAGCAGTGGCATCTGCACCAGATTATCAATGATCTCAGCCCACTGCTGTGGGCGGATGCGAATTTGCGTGGACAAACCATTGAGTTGATGCTGGATGAGCGTGTGCCGAAGCTGAATTTGAACGCCAAGGAAATCAAGCAGCTGCTGCTGAATCTCGCCCGTAACGGAATGGAGGCGATGGAAGAGAAGGGGAAGCTTATCCTGCAAACATGTCTTGTAGAGAAGGAGCAAATCGTGGAACTGATCGTTATGGATACGGGCGTGGGGATGTCCAAAAGCCGCCTGGAGCGGCTGTTTGAACCCTTTTTTACGACCAAAGCCAAAGGGACGGGGCTGGGTCTTGCCCTATGTCTCAGTATCGTGGAGCGGCATGGCGGCAAGATAAAGGTTGAATCGGAGGAAGGTCAAGGTACAACGTTTATCATTCGGCTTCCGTTAGCCGATTCCTGA
- a CDS encoding ABC transporter permease, which produces MSGRKNEGYLFPNPASLFRRRLKSHFKEVAAVLRSVADDWTVFLYILIPGLLLGGRLYYGLWKEPLPDWSGQLPFTLVPVLLMLIASIGGILLLVREGDVLFVVQRQAWLQGIMLRGSLYSMASAAIKTAVCYLLLLPFLIRQFHEDSLFAVCLLFFTLAFEWVLMWSKHLIRVQTGGWRRRLLYVPFVLIPAILYVICSLIFRAHPIFLGFGAMILVAVSLLLIQVRLRLRGTFMNDVQEDLAKRTNLTSLVLSQAVDKPRRIRRKTWIFRRSRPVFRSVRTSKRMAGAMIKALVRHPGQRKLYLQFAAVSTMVLLLPIPLGIKAMVFVALEALLVYWLFLQWFNFREDAFVSLLPWPDDKSLQAGILAVRTLLLPFAVWTSAILLFTGVTLWLAIIGFIPLAAVIGWTVPQVMRLFMLNKEY; this is translated from the coding sequence ATGAGCGGCCGAAAGAATGAAGGATATCTATTTCCAAATCCAGCAAGCCTGTTCAGGCGGAGACTGAAGAGCCACTTTAAAGAAGTAGCGGCTGTTCTGCGTTCGGTAGCCGACGATTGGACAGTGTTCCTGTACATACTCATACCTGGATTGCTTCTGGGTGGCAGGCTCTATTATGGTCTATGGAAGGAGCCGCTACCGGATTGGTCCGGACAGCTTCCATTTACGTTAGTGCCGGTGCTGCTCATGCTTATTGCTTCCATCGGGGGCATTCTTCTGCTGGTTCGGGAGGGGGATGTGCTGTTTGTAGTACAGCGGCAGGCTTGGCTTCAAGGAATCATGCTCCGTGGCAGCCTGTATAGCATGGCTTCGGCAGCAATAAAAACGGCTGTCTGTTATCTGCTTCTGCTTCCGTTTTTGATCAGACAGTTTCATGAAGATAGCTTGTTTGCCGTATGTTTGCTTTTCTTTACCCTTGCTTTTGAATGGGTTCTGATGTGGTCCAAACATCTGATCAGAGTCCAGACGGGCGGATGGCGTAGACGCTTGCTGTATGTTCCGTTCGTCTTAATTCCGGCAATTCTGTATGTAATATGCAGCTTGATTTTTAGAGCGCATCCTATTTTTCTTGGTTTTGGGGCGATGATCTTGGTTGCTGTAAGCCTGCTCCTCATCCAAGTAAGACTCCGTCTCCGGGGGACATTCATGAATGATGTGCAGGAGGATTTGGCCAAACGGACAAACTTGACGAGCCTTGTTTTGAGTCAGGCTGTGGACAAACCGCGCCGGATCCGCAGGAAAACCTGGATATTTCGCCGATCCCGGCCTGTATTCCGTTCTGTAAGGACTTCCAAGAGAATGGCAGGTGCGATGATCAAAGCCTTAGTGCGTCATCCGGGGCAGAGAAAGCTCTATCTGCAATTCGCGGCCGTTAGCACGATGGTTCTCCTGCTGCCTATTCCATTAGGGATTAAGGCCATGGTGTTCGTTGCACTTGAGGCGCTGCTGGTTTATTGGCTATTTCTGCAATGGTTCAACTTCCGGGAGGACGCTTTTGTTTCACTGCTGCCATGGCCGGATGATAAGAGCCTTCAGGCTGGGATTCTGGCGGTCCGGACACTGCTGCTTCCGTTCGCGGTCTGGACATCGGCCATTTTACTGTTTACTGGAGTAACCCTCTGGCTTGCAATTATTGGCTTCATCCCCCTAGCCGCTGTCATTGGATGGACTGTTCCTCAGGTTATGCGCCTGTTCATGCTGAATAAAGAATATTAA
- the nadE gene encoding ammonia-dependent NAD(+) synthetase: MSLQEEIIAALGVKPVIDEEAEVRKRVDFLKSYVKNAGAKGLLIAISGGLDSAVVAGLCKRATDELTKENGDEFMTLGVYQPYGTQDDIEHSYAVAKAFDLKHTAETNIEDTVTEIALEVEQGLKHMGVHRHITPQGKGNVKARTRMVMQYALAFELNLLVVGTDHASEAITGFYTKWGDGAVDITPMSTLNKRQVRQLARYLGVPKEILDKAPTAGLWEGQTDEKELGISYDENSDYLEGKEVDAATKERLESYYKRTAHKRNSIPGI, encoded by the coding sequence ATGAGCCTGCAAGAAGAAATTATTGCAGCCTTGGGCGTAAAGCCGGTCATTGATGAAGAGGCAGAGGTTAGAAAAAGAGTGGACTTCCTGAAATCCTACGTGAAGAATGCCGGGGCAAAGGGACTTCTGATCGCTATAAGCGGGGGTCTTGATAGTGCTGTCGTTGCAGGTTTATGCAAACGGGCAACGGATGAATTGACAAAGGAAAACGGCGATGAATTTATGACGCTGGGGGTTTACCAGCCCTACGGCACGCAGGACGATATCGAACATAGCTACGCCGTGGCCAAAGCCTTTGATCTGAAGCATACTGCCGAGACCAATATCGAGGATACCGTAACCGAGATTGCGCTCGAAGTCGAGCAGGGGCTTAAGCACATGGGGGTGCACCGTCATATTACGCCGCAGGGCAAAGGCAATGTCAAAGCCAGAACCCGAATGGTGATGCAGTATGCACTTGCTTTTGAATTGAATCTGCTGGTGGTGGGTACGGATCATGCTTCCGAGGCGATTACCGGCTTCTACACCAAGTGGGGTGACGGTGCCGTTGACATCACACCGATGAGCACCTTGAACAAACGTCAGGTCCGCCAATTGGCAAGATACCTGGGTGTTCCGAAGGAAATCCTGGACAAGGCACCAACCGCGGGGCTTTGGGAGGGACAGACCGACGAGAAGGAGCTGGGCATCTCCTATGATGAGAACAGCGACTACCTCGAGGGTAAAGAAGTCGACGCAGCCACGAAGGAACGTCTGGAAAGCTACTACAAGCGAACAGCGCATAAGCGGAATTCGATTCCGGGGATATAG
- a CDS encoding NAD(P)/FAD-dependent oxidoreductase: MKEYDVIVVGGGSAGLMACIAAAKNGASVLLLDKGSKLGRKLGISGGGRCNVTNAKETEELIAHIPGNGRFLYSAFQHFNNRDIMSFFEGLGIALKEEDNGRMFPVSDKAASVVNTLVGEVRRLGVQIKTDTPVAEVLYEHGQASGIKLASGAAYRSSGVILATGGKSVPHTGSTGDGYPWAQAAGHTITELYPTEVPIVSRESWIAAKELQGLSLRDVELSVWNPKGKKIIGHRGDMIFTHFGLSGPIALRCSQFIRQVKNKFKVNEVEMAVDLFPDTPPHELERILREKLADEPKKAIKNVLKGTVPERMLPLLMNRAELDGDATFAHLPKQQWSTFVDVLKKFVIHVTGTKSIEEAFVTGGGVNLKEINPKTMESKLMPGLFFCGEILDIHGYTGGYNITAAFSTGYTAGMHAAQMSHPTDS, encoded by the coding sequence GTGAAAGAATATGATGTCATTGTCGTTGGAGGCGGATCTGCGGGTCTCATGGCCTGCATCGCAGCAGCCAAAAACGGCGCCTCGGTCCTGCTTCTGGATAAGGGAAGCAAGCTTGGTCGCAAGCTCGGCATCTCGGGAGGCGGCCGCTGCAATGTGACCAATGCCAAAGAAACCGAGGAGCTGATTGCCCACATTCCAGGCAACGGCCGTTTTTTATACAGTGCTTTTCAGCATTTTAACAATCGTGATATCATGAGTTTTTTTGAAGGCTTGGGTATTGCTCTGAAGGAAGAGGACAACGGCAGAATGTTCCCAGTATCCGATAAGGCAGCCAGTGTGGTTAACACGCTCGTGGGAGAAGTCCGGAGGCTTGGCGTGCAGATCAAAACGGATACTCCTGTAGCGGAAGTGCTTTATGAACATGGACAGGCCTCAGGCATAAAGCTTGCATCTGGAGCAGCATACCGCTCATCCGGTGTTATTCTCGCCACGGGCGGCAAATCGGTGCCCCATACAGGATCGACTGGTGACGGTTATCCGTGGGCACAAGCCGCTGGACATACCATTACGGAGTTATATCCTACCGAGGTGCCCATCGTATCCCGTGAAAGCTGGATCGCAGCCAAAGAGCTTCAGGGCTTGTCTCTTCGTGATGTCGAGCTGTCAGTATGGAATCCGAAAGGCAAGAAGATCATTGGACACCGCGGAGATATGATATTTACCCATTTCGGGCTCTCCGGCCCAATTGCCCTGCGGTGCAGCCAGTTTATCCGTCAGGTGAAAAATAAATTCAAGGTCAATGAAGTGGAAATGGCAGTGGATTTATTTCCCGATACGCCTCCTCATGAACTGGAACGCATTTTGCGTGAAAAGCTGGCTGATGAGCCCAAGAAGGCCATCAAAAACGTGCTCAAGGGCACCGTTCCGGAACGTATGCTGCCGCTGCTCATGAACCGGGCCGAGCTGGACGGCGACGCCACTTTCGCCCATCTGCCAAAGCAGCAGTGGTCCACCTTTGTGGATGTGCTGAAGAAGTTCGTTATTCATGTCACCGGTACCAAATCGATCGAGGAAGCTTTTGTCACCGGAGGCGGTGTCAATCTGAAGGAAATCAACCCGAAAACGATGGAGTCGAAGCTGATGCCGGGTCTCTTTTTCTGTGGAGAGATTCTGGATATTCACGGCTATACCGGAGGATACAATATCACGGCAGCCTTTTCCACGGGCTATACGGCCGGTATGCATGCGGCGCAAATGTCCCATCCAACTGATAGTTAA
- a CDS encoding BrxA/BrxB family bacilliredoxin, producing the protein MSMSFDRYMKDMIQPMRDELTSLGIKELRTPEEVETHLLDAPGTTLVVVNSVCGCAAGQCRPGVSLALQNDLVPDNLFTVFAGQDKEATAKAREYFAPYPPSSPSIAVLKDGELVHFIERHQIEDRSAQEIAEDLTEAFDRVCR; encoded by the coding sequence ATGTCTATGTCTTTTGACAGATATATGAAGGATATGATTCAACCGATGCGAGATGAGCTTACGAGTCTCGGGATCAAGGAGCTCAGAACTCCAGAGGAAGTAGAAACGCATCTGTTGGATGCTCCAGGCACCACCCTGGTAGTTGTCAACTCGGTATGCGGATGTGCAGCTGGACAATGCCGTCCTGGTGTTTCCCTGGCATTGCAAAATGATTTGGTGCCTGACAATCTGTTCACAGTATTCGCCGGACAGGACAAAGAAGCTACGGCAAAAGCCAGAGAATATTTTGCACCGTATCCTCCGTCTTCTCCTTCCATCGCAGTACTGAAGGATGGGGAGCTTGTTCATTTCATTGAACGTCATCAGATCGAAGATCGTTCGGCTCAAGAAATTGCCGAGGATCTAACTGAAGCGTTTGACCGTGTGTGCCGTTAA
- a CDS encoding CPBP family intramembrane glutamic endopeptidase, with the protein MKVPATQTNLSKIPFTERRPVLSVVIIELLILVAMFIAGAYATIKELSYTAPVLIAFIPISIVLILYVTLKKSWGRYGFRPLTEIPRQNWIYYLPLVLTLICIAFNGFRSFTLQEALFFVFFTLMVGFVEETVYRGLILHILLRKKSITAAIVASSLLFSVTHVLNILSGQSAEDTIVQLVYALLTGAALALLIVKNKNIIPLIIYHFIHNLIQFLGQDGRSVSVWDYVILVILLLHCVWLILSLKKEPALPQVSGSSKGMA; encoded by the coding sequence ATGAAGGTACCGGCCACGCAAACAAACCTTAGCAAGATCCCATTTACGGAAAGGCGTCCCGTTTTAAGCGTTGTCATCATTGAGCTGCTTATCCTCGTTGCGATGTTCATCGCCGGAGCGTATGCCACCATCAAGGAATTGAGCTACACTGCGCCTGTTCTGATTGCCTTTATCCCGATTTCCATTGTGCTGATTCTTTATGTAACCTTGAAGAAGAGCTGGGGACGCTACGGCTTCCGGCCGCTCACCGAGATTCCCCGGCAGAACTGGATCTATTATCTACCGCTCGTGCTCACGCTGATTTGCATTGCTTTCAATGGATTTAGAAGCTTTACGCTTCAAGAAGCCCTGTTCTTTGTTTTCTTTACCCTGATGGTCGGTTTCGTGGAAGAAACGGTATACCGGGGACTGATCCTGCACATTCTTCTTCGGAAAAAGAGCATCACTGCCGCAATCGTCGCCTCCAGCCTGCTGTTCTCAGTCACGCATGTCCTTAACATACTGTCCGGACAAAGCGCCGAGGACACTATCGTACAGCTTGTCTACGCTCTGCTCACAGGTGCTGCCCTAGCCTTACTCATCGTTAAGAATAAAAATATCATTCCATTAATTATCTACCACTTTATACATAACTTGATCCAGTTTCTCGGCCAGGACGGCCGTTCTGTCTCCGTATGGGATTATGTCATCCTGGTGATCCTGCTTCTGCACTGCGTATGGCTGATCCTGAGCCTGAAAAAAGAGCCAGCATTGCCGCAGGTCTCCGGTTCTTCCAAAGGGATGGCCTAA
- a CDS encoding PadR family transcriptional regulator, whose protein sequence is MLEYILLGLLMEGSMSGYDMKKTIDLSIGMFYKASFGSLYPALKRLTDKAWVSVTEEEDSSKNKKIYSLLPEGKNTFMEWLGAPLTLSRNEFLVRVFFYDYLDEAARIQRLTEYHHKLNQEIGRLQAVEQIVAGELAEIPDPQKHYYRVSVLSYGKRFFQMEKEYVEQLIKGADLNHEGTGHANKP, encoded by the coding sequence ATGCTTGAATACATCCTTTTAGGGCTGCTGATGGAAGGTAGCATGAGTGGCTATGACATGAAAAAGACCATCGACCTGTCCATCGGCATGTTTTACAAGGCCAGCTTTGGCAGTTTATACCCCGCGCTAAAACGCCTTACTGACAAGGCATGGGTATCCGTTACCGAAGAGGAAGACAGCAGCAAGAACAAAAAAATCTACTCCCTCCTGCCTGAAGGCAAGAACACCTTTATGGAATGGCTTGGTGCACCGCTTACGCTCAGCCGCAACGAATTTTTAGTAAGAGTCTTTTTTTACGATTATCTGGATGAAGCAGCCCGGATCCAACGCCTTACCGAATACCATCACAAGCTGAACCAGGAAATCGGCCGTCTGCAGGCAGTCGAGCAGATTGTTGCAGGTGAGCTGGCTGAGATTCCGGACCCGCAGAAGCATTACTACAGAGTATCGGTGTTATCGTACGGCAAGCGTTTTTTTCAGATGGAAAAAGAATATGTTGAGCAATTAATTAAAGGAGCTGATCTTAATCATGAAGGTACCGGCCACGCAAACAAACCTTAG
- a CDS encoding MFS transporter, whose protein sequence is MSGNTVRNKEALMRNRPYMMLMGAQLISDLGDWLLMLALITMVGLRMNATPWEITMISLCMAVPMMLGGPFGGYLSDRVNRKLLMMISDVARFAIVGALLFADSLWQIYIILVLKGMMAVLFSPAKSGKVKELVPSSQMNQAVSISSGIEQVTKIIGPALGGVLVTLIGIKFCFVLDALSYLLSAVLLLGVPGHAKSAGEEKTEALKTDEKISFWKEMGAGVQLIGSIPILAASVVTIFMMLMVVTIADSQVVVLFRGIPGVSENLLGWCMGASGLGTLVAALIAGKSKWNPLAKIGLGTAITGVVFGLAAVVVTLAGASSWTYAVLFASFFFAGFGAGWTYIPFSALLQQRTPVSLTGRVFGAVNSLNSTAVILGPVIGGALVTSYGAVPAFIISGSLTAIIGLLLLAGRRVIERKDELAAASVAARVQGRAATGV, encoded by the coding sequence ATGTCGGGAAACACCGTAAGAAATAAGGAAGCTCTGATGCGTAACCGCCCGTATATGATGCTGATGGGAGCCCAGCTGATTTCAGACCTGGGAGATTGGCTGCTGATGCTTGCCTTGATTACGATGGTAGGCTTAAGGATGAATGCAACGCCATGGGAAATTACGATGATTTCGCTGTGCATGGCAGTACCTATGATGCTCGGGGGACCTTTCGGCGGCTATCTTAGCGATAGGGTGAACCGCAAGCTCTTGATGATGATCTCGGATGTAGCCCGGTTTGCCATTGTCGGGGCACTGCTGTTCGCAGATTCCCTGTGGCAAATCTATATCATTCTTGTCTTGAAAGGGATGATGGCGGTCTTATTTTCGCCAGCAAAAAGTGGTAAAGTGAAAGAACTGGTTCCATCCTCTCAAATGAATCAGGCTGTGTCGATCAGCTCGGGGATTGAACAAGTTACGAAAATTATCGGCCCTGCTCTTGGTGGTGTGCTTGTAACGTTGATCGGAATCAAATTTTGCTTTGTATTGGATGCGTTGTCTTATCTGCTGTCCGCTGTACTGCTGCTGGGCGTTCCAGGGCATGCGAAGTCAGCAGGGGAGGAAAAGACGGAGGCGCTGAAAACGGATGAAAAGATCTCCTTTTGGAAAGAGATGGGGGCGGGTGTGCAGCTGATCGGAAGCATACCGATCCTTGCGGCCAGCGTGGTGACTATTTTCATGATGCTGATGGTCGTTACGATTGCCGACTCGCAGGTCGTCGTCCTGTTCCGTGGAATTCCGGGCGTTTCTGAAAATCTGCTGGGCTGGTGCATGGGGGCAAGCGGTTTGGGTACGCTGGTGGCTGCACTCATTGCAGGTAAAAGCAAATGGAATCCACTCGCCAAGATTGGACTTGGAACAGCCATCACCGGTGTTGTATTCGGCTTGGCTGCGGTTGTCGTTACCCTGGCCGGTGCAAGCAGCTGGACATATGCCGTATTGTTTGCTTCCTTCTTCTTCGCGGGATTTGGTGCAGGCTGGACTTATATTCCGTTCTCGGCCTTACTGCAGCAGCGGACACCGGTATCGTTAACCGGACGTGTATTTGGTGCAGTCAACAGTTTGAACAGTACAGCGGTCATCCTCGGACCTGTTATCGGTGGTGCGCTGGTGACCTCCTATGGAGCGGTGCCTGCGTTCATCATTTCAGGCTCATTGACGGCTATAATCGGGCTCTTACTGCTTGCCGGACGACGCGTGATTGAACGCAAGGATGAGCTTGCAGCTGCATCCGTTGCTGCACGGGTACAAGGGCGGGCAGCCACCGGGGTTTAG